The window TGGCCTTCTCGCGGGCGGCGCGGTCCGCCTCGGACGGCCTGGCCCCCTGCGCCGGCGGCGTGGACGGCCTCGTCGACTCCCGGGCCGACTGCAGGGCGGCGGCCAGCTTGGACTCACTCACCCCGAGGGCCTTGGCGAGGGCGGCTGTGTCCATGCCCATGCCGGGCCCTCCCCGGTGACGACCCGGACCGTGGCCGTCCCCGTCGCCGTCCGGGCGGGGTGCGGCCGGGGCGGTGGTCGCCGTGCCGGTGGTCGGTGTCGGTGTCGAGCTGGCGAAGGCCTGGCTCGCACCGATCCCCACCGCGACGGCGGCGACGGCGCCGACCGCTGCGACTGTGACTGACCTGCTGACGGGGGCCATGGTGACGTCCTCTCGTGTGGCTTCCCGGCGCCCGGTTGCGGAAGGGCGCCTGTCTCCATGCTGAGGGGGGCGGCTGGCCCCCAGCCGTGCCCGACCTGTCAGGAACCTGTCACCGGCCGCTGCTGCCGTCCTGCTCCGCCGACGCGCGCCGGCGCAGCTCACGGCCCTGCGCCACCTGGGCTGCGAGCTTCTCCTCCTTCTTCCTCGAGACCCGGGTGTCGCGGGGCGGGAGCTGCAGCGTCTCCTCGGCCACGATGCCCGACTGCAGCTGGCGGGCGCGCTCGAGCTCGGCGTCGACCTCGGCTCCGAAGAGCAGGGCGAGGTTGGTGATCCAGATCCACAGGAGGAAGACGATGACGCCGGCGAGCGAGCCGTACGTCTTGTTGTAGTTGCCGAAGTTGGCGACGTAGAACCCGAACAGGGCGGAGGCCACCACCCAGACGACGATCGCGATGGCCGCCCCCACGCTGATCCAGCGGAACCGCGGCTGCCGGACGTTCGGGGTCGCGTAGTAGAGCAGCGCGACCAGCAGGACGACGACCACGAGCATGACCGGCCACTTGGCGACGTTCCACACCGTCACGGCCGTGCCGCCGAGGCCGATCGTGTCGCCGACGGTGCGGGCCACCGGGCCGGTCACGACGAGCCCGACCAGCACGAGCGCGACCAGGACGATGCCGACGAGGGTGACGAGCAGCTGCACGGGGCGCAGCTTCCAGAACGGTCGCCCCTCGTCGATCTGGTAGACGCGGTTCATGGCCCGGCCGAACGCGCCGACGTACCCGGAGGCCGACCACAGGGCGCCGAGGACGCCGACGACCAGGCCCAGGCCCGCCGCGTGGGAGGACGTCATCTGGTCGATGGGGCCGCGCAGCTGGTCGGCCGCGCCGCTCGCCCCGAGCTGGCGCAGCATGTCGAGCAGCGTGGAGGTGGTCGACTTCCCCTGCCCGAACACGCCGAGGAGGGACACCAGCGCCAGCAGGCCCGGGAACACCGCGAGCACCGCGTAGTAGGTGAGCGCCGCCGCGAGGTCGGTGCACTGGTCACGCCCGAACTCGGCCCAGGCCTTTGTCGCCGTGTAGGTCCAGGCCTGGGTGTCCAGCTGCGGGGGCGAGTCGACCTTCTCCTCGTGCTCCGCCGGTGGCGCGGTGGCACTCCGCCGTGCGCTGCTGCCCTCGTCCGCCATCGTGCTCCTCTCCGGTGCTGTCGGGGTCCTCCCCCACGTCCTGCCCGTTCCCCGCCGGGCCAAACACGGCGCACCCGGCTCGCGACCGCCGCGGACGCGACAGAATCGGCCCATGACCTCGCCTCCCGCGGGACCGGGCCGCGCCCGGCAGTCGCTCATCTACCGCGCCGGCGTCCTCGGCCGCCGGCCCGAGGTCCCGACCGACTTCGCCGAGCTGGAGGCACGGGCCCGGGCACAGATGTCGCCACGCGCCTGGGCGTACGTCGCCGGCGGCGCCGGCGAGGGCTCCACCATGCGTGCCAACCGGGAGGCCTTCGACCGGTGGCGGATCCTGCCCCGCATGGGCGCGGGCCACGATGACCGGGACCTGTCCGTCGAGCTGTTCGGACGCACTCTGCACACTCCGCTGCTGCTGGCTCCCGTCGGCGCCGCCGCGCTGGCCCATCGGGACAGTGACCTGCACATCGGCCGCGCAGCCGCGGCGACCGGGGTGCCGTACATCCTGTCCAACCAGGGGTGCTCTCCCATGGAGGACGTCGCCGCGGCGATGGGCGACGCCACGCGCTGGTTCCAGCTCTACTGGTCGACCGACGAGCCGCTGGTCGACAGCCTGCTGCGGCGGGCGGAGGCCAGCGGCGCCGAGGCGGTGGTGGTCACGCTCGACACGACGATGCTGGGCTGGCGACCGCAGGACCTCAACCTGGGCAGCCTGCCCTTCAGCCAGGGCATCGGGATCGCGCAGTACACGTCCGACCCGCGCTTCCGCGAGATCGTGCGCGAACGGGTGGCCGCCGCAGCAGCCGGCGGGGAGAAGGCGGACGTGCAGGTCACCCTCGGCGCCCTGCGGTCGCTGCTGTCGATCAGCCGCGAGCACCCGGGCAGCACCCGGGCGAACCTGCGTGCCCCCGAGCCGCGAGCCGCCGTGGAGACGTTCCTCGACATCTACTCCAACCCCGGGCTCACCTGGGAGACGCTCGCCACCGTCAGGGAGCGCACCTCCCTGCCCGTCCTCGTCAAGGGCGTCCTGCACCCCGACGACGCCCGGCGCGCGGTCGAGGCAGGGATGGACGGCATCGTCGTCAGCAACCACGGCGGCCGGCAGGTCGACGGGGCCATCGCCTCGCTCGACGCGCTGCCGGCGGTGCGGCAGGCTGTGGGGCCCGACCTGCCCGTGCTGCTCGACAGCGGGGTGCGCACCGGCTCTGACGTGGTCAAGGCCATGGCACTCGGCGCGACCGCGGTCCTCCTCGGCCGCCCCTACGTGTACGGGCTGGCGCTGGCCGGCGCCGACGGGGTGCGCGACGTCGTGGACAACGTCCTCGCCGAGCTCGACCTCACCCTCGGGCTGAGCGGCGTGGGTTCGGTGCGCGACCTCTCCCCCGACCTGCTGGTCCCGGCTCCCTGAGCCGGCTTCCCCGGCACACCGGGCAATGCAAAGGGGCCCCGCAGCCGAAGCTGCGGGGCCCCTTTCGAGCCGTGCGTCAGATCACTTGTTGATCTTGGTGACGCGGCCGGCGCCGACGGTACGGCCGCCCTCGCGGATGGCGAAGCGCAGGCCCTCCTCCATGGCGATCGGCTGGATGAGCTCGACGCTCATCTCGGTGTTGTCACCGGGCATGACCATCTCGGTGCCCTCGGGGAGGTGGACAACGCCGGTCACGTCAGTCGTACGGAAGTAGAACTGCGGACGGTAGTTGTCGTAGAACGGCGTGTGACGGCCGCCCTCGTCCTTGGACAGGATGTAGACGTTGGCCTCGAACTCGGTGTGCGGGGTGATCGAGCCCGGCTTGACGATGACCTGGCCACGCTCGACCTCCTCACGCTTGGTGCCGCGCAGGAGCAGACCGACGTTCTCGCCCGCACGACCCTCGTCGAGGAGCTTGCGGAACATCTCGATGCCGGTGACCGTGGTCTTGGCCGGGGCGCCCGGGTGGATGCCCACGATCTCGACCTCCTCGTTGACCTTGAGGATGCCGCGCTCGATACGGCCGGTGACGACGGTGCCACGACCGGTGATCGTGAAGACGTCCTCGACGGGCATGAGGAACGGCTTGTCGACCTCGCGCTCCGGCTCCGGGATGGCGGTGTCGACGGCGTCCATGAGGTTGAGGACCGACTGGCCCCACTCGGCGTCGCCCTCGAGGGCCTTGAGCGCCGAGACCTTGACGACGGGCAGGTCGTCACCGGGGAACTCGTAGTCGGACAGCAGCTCGCGGACCTCCATCTCGACGAGCTCGAGGATCTCCTCGTCGTCGACCATGTCGGCCTTGTTCAGCGCCACGACGATGTAGGGAACGCCGACCTGGCGGGCCAGGAGGACGTGCTCCTTCGTCTGCGGCATCGGGCCGTCGGTGGCGGCGACCACGAGGATCGCGCCGTCCATCTGGGCCGCACCCGTGATCATGTTCTTCACGTAGTCCGCGTGGCCGGGGCAGTCGACGTGCGCGTAGTGACGCGACTCGGTCTGGTACTCGATGTGCGCGATGGAGATGGTGATACCGCGCTGCTTCTCCTCGGGCGCCTTGTCGATGTCCTCGAACGCGAACTGCGGGTTCAGGTCCGGGTACTTGTCGTGCAGGACCTTGGAAATCGCAGCCGTCAGCGTCGTCTTACCGTGGTCGATGTGACCGATGGTGCCGATGTTGACGTGCGGCTTAGTCCGCTCGAACTTTGCCTTCGCCACTTGATGTCCTCCTCAGGACTCTCTGGGTGATACGCCGTACGACCTGGTAGGACGTGGCGCGGATCTGGTGGGTGGTACTCGGGGGTGGTGCTGGTCCGACGACCGTGGTGCGCGACCGGTAATGCTACCGGTCACTCACCGCGGGTCTTCTTGATGATCTCCTCGGCCACAGCCTTGGGGACCTCGGCGTAGGAGTCAAACTCCATCGAGAAGCTCGCCCGGCCCTGCGTCTTGGACCGCAGGTCGCCGACGTAGCCGAACATCTCCGACAGCGGGACGAGGCCGCGGACGACCTTGGCACCGCTGATGTCCTCCATGCCCTGGATCTGGCCACGGCGGGAGTTGATGTCACCGATGACGTCGCCCATGTAGTCCTCGGGCGTGCGCACCTCGACGGCCATCATCGGCTCGAGCAGCACGGGGTCGGCCTTGCGGACGGCCTCCTTGAGCGCCATGGAGCCGGCGATCTTGAACGCCATCTCGGAGGAGTCGACGTCGTGGTACGCGCCGTCGAGCAGGGTCGCCCGGATGCCGACGAG is drawn from Phycicoccus sp. M110.8 and contains these coding sequences:
- a CDS encoding lactate 2-monooxygenase, which codes for MTSPPAGPGRARQSLIYRAGVLGRRPEVPTDFAELEARARAQMSPRAWAYVAGGAGEGSTMRANREAFDRWRILPRMGAGHDDRDLSVELFGRTLHTPLLLAPVGAAALAHRDSDLHIGRAAAATGVPYILSNQGCSPMEDVAAAMGDATRWFQLYWSTDEPLVDSLLRRAEASGAEAVVVTLDTTMLGWRPQDLNLGSLPFSQGIGIAQYTSDPRFREIVRERVAAAAAGGEKADVQVTLGALRSLLSISREHPGSTRANLRAPEPRAAVETFLDIYSNPGLTWETLATVRERTSLPVLVKGVLHPDDARRAVEAGMDGIVVSNHGGRQVDGAIASLDALPAVRQAVGPDLPVLLDSGVRTGSDVVKAMALGATAVLLGRPYVYGLALAGADGVRDVVDNVLAELDLTLGLSGVGSVRDLSPDLLVPAP
- a CDS encoding YihY/virulence factor BrkB family protein; amino-acid sequence: MADEGSSARRSATAPPAEHEEKVDSPPQLDTQAWTYTATKAWAEFGRDQCTDLAAALTYYAVLAVFPGLLALVSLLGVFGQGKSTTSTLLDMLRQLGASGAADQLRGPIDQMTSSHAAGLGLVVGVLGALWSASGYVGAFGRAMNRVYQIDEGRPFWKLRPVQLLVTLVGIVLVALVLVGLVVTGPVARTVGDTIGLGGTAVTVWNVAKWPVMLVVVVLLVALLYYATPNVRQPRFRWISVGAAIAIVVWVVASALFGFYVANFGNYNKTYGSLAGVIVFLLWIWITNLALLFGAEVDAELERARQLQSGIVAEETLQLPPRDTRVSRKKEEKLAAQVAQGRELRRRASAEQDGSSGR
- the tuf gene encoding elongation factor Tu, whose protein sequence is MAKAKFERTKPHVNIGTIGHIDHGKTTLTAAISKVLHDKYPDLNPQFAFEDIDKAPEEKQRGITISIAHIEYQTESRHYAHVDCPGHADYVKNMITGAAQMDGAILVVAATDGPMPQTKEHVLLARQVGVPYIVVALNKADMVDDEEILELVEMEVRELLSDYEFPGDDLPVVKVSALKALEGDAEWGQSVLNLMDAVDTAIPEPEREVDKPFLMPVEDVFTITGRGTVVTGRIERGILKVNEEVEIVGIHPGAPAKTTVTGIEMFRKLLDEGRAGENVGLLLRGTKREEVERGQVIVKPGSITPHTEFEANVYILSKDEGGRHTPFYDNYRPQFYFRTTDVTGVVHLPEGTEMVMPGDNTEMSVELIQPIAMEEGLRFAIREGGRTVGAGRVTKINK